In a single window of the Microbacterium sp. SL75 genome:
- a CDS encoding sigma-70 family RNA polymerase sigma factor, whose product MSSVTAPSDSATPMSPERLARENLPLAKYLAVEKARTALHVDLDDLLSAAYLGLATASLEFESERGIPFGAYARTKITWAILNEMRSADPAGERGREKIERVRVADELVRVRTGRAATVAELAAESGLDAEVVVKMQMLDEMVRTGTSFEAQFEGDDSRSAPDLTDTVILPEHAVEQAERQRMLDRIIGALPDQMRQVIRGVYLDERMVKDVAADLEVSHAYVSKLRRVGLTLMREALDAWENGTTPDRSTATKAAFFDGVFGPVAAPSARGARAATGLSVDLRGLALPA is encoded by the coding sequence TTGAGCAGCGTCACTGCCCCCTCCGATTCCGCCACCCCGATGTCGCCCGAGCGTCTCGCGCGGGAGAACCTGCCCCTGGCGAAGTACCTCGCCGTTGAGAAAGCGCGTACCGCCCTGCACGTGGACCTCGACGACCTCCTGTCGGCGGCGTATCTGGGCCTGGCCACCGCGTCCTTGGAGTTCGAATCCGAACGCGGCATCCCGTTCGGCGCCTATGCACGCACCAAGATCACCTGGGCGATCCTCAACGAGATGCGCTCGGCGGATCCCGCGGGCGAACGCGGTCGCGAGAAGATCGAACGCGTGCGCGTGGCCGATGAGCTCGTGCGGGTGCGGACGGGGCGCGCGGCGACCGTGGCAGAGCTGGCTGCCGAATCCGGTCTCGATGCCGAGGTCGTGGTGAAGATGCAGATGCTCGACGAGATGGTCCGTACCGGAACGAGCTTCGAGGCGCAGTTCGAGGGTGACGACTCCCGCTCGGCTCCCGATCTCACCGACACCGTGATCCTTCCCGAACACGCGGTCGAGCAGGCGGAGAGGCAGCGGATGCTCGACCGCATCATCGGCGCGCTGCCCGACCAGATGCGCCAGGTCATCCGCGGCGTGTACCTCGACGAGCGCATGGTGAAAGACGTCGCGGCCGACCTCGAGGTGAGTCACGCCTACGTCTCGAAGCTCCGACGAGTGGGCCTGACCCTCATGCGCGAGGCCCTCGACGCCTGGGAGAACGGTACGACGCCCGACCGATCGACGGCCACGAAAGCGGCCTTCTTCGATGGCGTCTTCGGTCCCGTCGCGGCGCCCTCTGCTCGCGGCGCAAGAGCGGCGACGGGTCTGAGCGTGGACCTGAGGGGACTGGCCCTTCCCGCCTGA
- a CDS encoding flagellin produces MGLQIATNVGALNAYRNLSSNQNDVSKSLEKLSSGLRINRAADDAAGLAISEGLRSQVNGLNVAARNAQDGISVIQTAEGGLTEVHSILQRVRDLAVQAGNDSNNADSRKAITSEVTQLVDELERIADSSNFNGIKLLDGSAGAAADGKLSFQIGADGSASSQISVDLGVADIKTLATDLRTSIVTTDGFADPTVAATTITAVDTAIKSVSSARAELGAVQNRFESTINSLQVSAENLSAAKSRIVDTDMAAEMVKYTASNILAQAGTAMLAQANQSGQGVLQLLR; encoded by the coding sequence ATGGGTCTTCAGATCGCAACCAACGTCGGTGCCCTCAACGCGTACCGCAACCTGTCGTCGAACCAGAACGACGTGTCGAAGTCGCTCGAGAAGCTCTCGAGCGGTCTGCGCATCAACCGTGCGGCCGACGACGCCGCCGGCCTCGCCATCTCCGAGGGCCTGCGCTCGCAGGTCAACGGCCTGAACGTGGCCGCGCGTAACGCCCAGGACGGCATCTCGGTCATCCAGACCGCGGAAGGTGGCCTCACGGAGGTCCACTCGATCCTGCAGCGCGTGCGCGACCTCGCCGTGCAGGCGGGTAACGACTCGAACAACGCGGATTCCCGCAAGGCCATCACCTCCGAGGTGACGCAGCTGGTCGACGAGCTCGAGCGCATCGCGGACAGCTCGAACTTCAACGGCATCAAGCTCCTCGACGGCTCCGCAGGCGCCGCCGCGGACGGCAAGCTCAGCTTCCAGATCGGAGCGGACGGTTCGGCGTCCAGCCAGATCTCCGTCGACCTCGGTGTCGCCGACATCAAGACGCTGGCCACGGATCTGCGCACGAGCATCGTCACGACCGACGGCTTCGCAGACCCGACGGTCGCGGCGACGACCATCACCGCGGTCGACACGGCGATCAAGTCCGTGTCGTCGGCTCGCGCCGAGCTCGGTGCCGTCCAGAACCGCTTCGAGTCGACCATCAACTCGCTGCAGGTCTCGGCCGAAAACCTCTCCGCCGCCAAGAGCCGCATCGTCGACACCGACATGGCGGCCGAGATGGTCAAGTACACGGCCTCGAACATCCTGGCGCAGGCCGGCACCGCGATGCTCGCCCAGGCCAACCAGTCGGGCCAGGGCGTCCTGCAGCTCCTGCGCTGA
- the fliD gene encoding flagellar filament capping protein FliD produces MNIDGLASGMKTADVIDALMNVAAIPKTLVTNKITDRNTVIANLQSLNTTLQNLAEKAKTAASATSLARFSATSSAEAVTVTAGDKARAFSTAVVVDTLATAHAVVTAPGGADAFAGPFTLVARDGTATEITPAGAAPSDLVAAINASGTGVTATVVPGGRSADGQPLSRVQITANRTGADAAFTLHRGSAAAVAAGTGDDVTTETGAAIVARGADAVIRLFAGTAAEQSVTSSSNTFVGIGEGVDITVRATSTQPVTVTVAADGKAQSDTAAAFIKDIAALLTRIDNGSKATVAAPGSATTLGVFTGDSTVRSLRGALANAVQSPVGSVSPSTIGISVDKFGALSFDQEKFAAAMRADPAATQAMFSAVADRVQASTTQYSDKYDGLLTQRITGQQTEVRSLQQQVERMDLRLDMRRATLERTYSAMEVRLSGLQSQSSWLTSQLAALTPPSQ; encoded by the coding sequence ATGAACATCGACGGCCTGGCATCCGGTATGAAGACCGCGGACGTCATCGACGCGCTGATGAACGTCGCCGCGATCCCCAAGACCCTGGTGACCAACAAGATCACCGATCGCAACACCGTCATCGCCAATCTGCAGTCGCTCAACACGACCCTGCAGAACCTCGCCGAGAAGGCGAAGACCGCGGCCTCCGCGACGTCGCTCGCGCGCTTCTCGGCGACGAGCTCCGCCGAGGCCGTGACCGTCACCGCGGGCGACAAGGCCCGCGCCTTCTCGACCGCCGTGGTGGTGGACACCCTCGCCACCGCTCACGCCGTGGTGACCGCGCCCGGGGGAGCCGACGCGTTCGCGGGCCCGTTCACCCTGGTCGCCCGAGACGGGACCGCCACCGAGATCACCCCGGCCGGTGCCGCGCCCAGCGATCTGGTCGCCGCCATCAACGCCTCCGGCACGGGCGTCACCGCCACGGTCGTACCGGGCGGTCGGAGTGCCGACGGCCAACCCCTGTCGCGGGTGCAGATCACCGCGAACCGGACGGGGGCGGATGCCGCTTTCACCCTGCACCGCGGCAGCGCCGCCGCCGTCGCCGCGGGAACCGGTGACGATGTCACGACCGAGACGGGCGCGGCGATCGTCGCACGCGGCGCGGATGCCGTCATCCGCCTGTTCGCGGGGACCGCCGCCGAGCAGAGCGTGACCAGTTCTTCCAACACCTTCGTCGGGATCGGCGAGGGCGTCGACATCACGGTGCGCGCCACGTCGACGCAGCCGGTCACGGTCACCGTCGCCGCCGACGGCAAGGCGCAATCCGACACCGCCGCGGCCTTCATAAAAGACATCGCCGCCCTGCTGACGCGGATCGACAACGGCTCCAAGGCCACGGTCGCCGCCCCGGGGTCGGCCACGACCCTCGGCGTGTTCACCGGCGACAGTACGGTCCGCTCACTCCGCGGCGCCCTCGCCAACGCCGTCCAGAGCCCGGTCGGCTCCGTCTCGCCGTCGACGATCGGTATCAGCGTCGACAAGTTCGGCGCGCTGTCGTTCGACCAGGAGAAGTTCGCCGCGGCCATGCGAGCCGACCCGGCTGCGACGCAGGCGATGTTCTCGGCCGTCGCGGATCGCGTGCAGGCGAGCACGACGCAGTACTCCGACAAGTACGACGGCCTGCTCACCCAGCGCATCACCGGCCAGCAGACCGAGGTCAGGTCGCTGCAGCAGCAGGTGGAACGCATGGACCTGCGGCTCGACATGCGCCGAGCCACGCTCGAGCGCACCTACTCGGCGATGGAGGTCCGCCTGTCGGGTCTGCAGTCGCAGTCGTCCTGGCTCACCTCGCAGCTGGCCGCCCTCACTCCGCCGTCCCAGTAA
- the fliS gene encoding flagellar export chaperone FliS has protein sequence MPVTTLARAQQEYLEQQVSSATPERLVTMLYDRLLVDVERARAAQESGDWPSAGTYLTHAQAIIAELNGSLDDGWDGSDGLRGLYTYITGRLIVANVGRDTAATQECATLIAPLREAWHAAASALTVS, from the coding sequence ATGCCCGTCACCACCCTCGCCCGCGCCCAGCAGGAATACCTCGAGCAGCAGGTCTCATCCGCCACCCCCGAGCGTCTCGTCACCATGCTCTACGACCGTCTGCTCGTCGACGTCGAGCGCGCGCGCGCCGCGCAGGAGAGCGGCGACTGGCCCTCGGCGGGCACGTACCTCACGCACGCGCAGGCGATCATCGCGGAACTGAACGGTTCGCTCGACGACGGCTGGGACGGCTCGGACGGGCTGCGGGGGCTCTACACCTACATCACGGGTCGTCTCATCGTGGCCAACGTCGGCCGGGACACGGCGGCCACACAGGAGTGCGCGACCCTGATCGCCCCGCTCCGCGAGGCCTGGCACGCCGCGGCGTCCGCGCTCACCGTCTCGTGA
- the flgB gene encoding flagellar basal body rod protein FlgB translates to MLESVTSTALSSALDALSLRQRAIAENISNVNTPGYHAKRVSFEEELASAVGRGSGSVEAVVQRSLEPTRLNGNNVNLDTETMSNIDTVLRYQFAAQALSGQASSITKAIGQASA, encoded by the coding sequence GTGCTCGAATCCGTCACCTCAACAGCCCTGTCCAGCGCTCTCGACGCGCTGTCGCTGCGCCAGCGCGCGATCGCCGAGAACATCTCCAACGTCAACACGCCCGGCTACCACGCCAAACGCGTGTCGTTCGAAGAGGAGCTCGCGAGCGCCGTCGGACGGGGGTCCGGGAGCGTCGAGGCGGTGGTGCAGCGCTCGCTCGAGCCCACTCGGCTCAACGGCAACAACGTCAACCTCGACACCGAGACGATGTCGAACATCGACACGGTGCTGCGCTACCAGTTCGCCGCCCAGGCCCTCAGCGGCCAGGCATCGTCCATCACCAAGGCGATCGGTCAGGCCTCCGCATGA
- the flgC gene encoding flagellar basal body rod protein FlgC yields MSFDAIGVAGTGLTAHRKWLDAISDNIANVNTATPAGQDMFREKYVTAAEGTVTPGVYVTGVRESTAEGRLVYEPEHPYADENGYVQYPNVDLGDQMSMLILAQRGYQANAAVIDRAKTSYEAALQIGRS; encoded by the coding sequence ATGAGCTTCGACGCGATCGGCGTGGCGGGGACGGGCTTGACGGCCCACCGCAAATGGCTGGATGCCATCAGCGACAACATCGCCAACGTCAACACCGCCACCCCCGCGGGGCAGGACATGTTCCGCGAGAAGTACGTCACGGCGGCCGAGGGCACCGTGACCCCCGGCGTGTACGTCACGGGCGTGCGCGAGTCGACCGCGGAGGGGCGTCTCGTCTACGAGCCCGAGCATCCCTACGCCGACGAGAACGGCTACGTGCAGTACCCCAACGTCGACCTCGGTGACCAGATGAGCATGCTGATCCTCGCCCAGCGCGGGTATCAGGCCAACGCCGCCGTCATCGACCGCGCCAAGACGAGCTACGAAGCGGCCCTGCAGATCGGACGAAGCTGA
- the fliE gene encoding flagellar hook-basal body complex protein FliE, producing the protein MSIPLDPIAAVGVTPLSPLSFEQTASAPQAIGGAAGGQSFATSLAAAVENLQQLQSTSNGLAVQAVTGDLDDIHKATLASTRAGVTLDLMVAVRDRGVAAFNDVMRMQA; encoded by the coding sequence ATGAGCATTCCCCTCGACCCGATCGCAGCCGTGGGCGTGACGCCCCTCAGCCCGCTGAGCTTCGAGCAGACCGCCTCGGCACCGCAGGCGATCGGCGGCGCCGCGGGCGGACAGTCGTTCGCGACGTCGCTCGCCGCCGCCGTCGAGAATCTGCAGCAGCTGCAGTCGACCTCGAACGGCTTGGCCGTGCAGGCCGTCACCGGAGACCTCGACGACATCCACAAGGCCACGCTCGCCTCGACGCGCGCCGGGGTCACGCTCGACCTGATGGTCGCCGTGCGCGATCGCGGGGTCGCCGCGTTCAACGACGTCATGCGGATGCAGGCCTGA
- the fliF gene encoding flagellar basal-body MS-ring/collar protein FliF, with the protein MPRVLASSIERLKRIVAGFSVAQRTIAVIGAALVVMGVIALGSWLAKPQMSPLFTGLSPSDASAVVEQLKSAGVSYELTEGGATVLVPDAQVYPQRLAAAAAGLPTNDTGGYTLLDKMGVTASEFQQSVTYKRAIEGELAATIGAMSGVTAASVQLAIPEQSVFVADTQHPTASVFVKTQGGATLSDDQIAAIVHLTSASIPGMTPEDVAVTDQSGRVLAAVGQGLTGSASTQASEHEAKVAGAVTKMLETIVGPGNSTVSVSTDVANSTSERMDETYTAPEGGVMMNEQTRTQTSSGGQAGGTGVLGPDNIAVPNTAGAGSFESEESTRNNAVNKSTEKTTTPAGEVTRQTVSIALDRGSVQGVTAEQVQALVTNAAGIDAARGDTVTVEFVDFSQSAAAAATAALEAAEAEKAALVQSELMRAAIIGGSIVLAALILVIALLVRRRLKRRTLYTDDGPIEYFATMTETEEQKLKTLKGLAEPIALPAVPPTKIIPTLLDIEEEPESPQVLVEQRRREVDQLAKSDPQNAAKALAHMMDEATV; encoded by the coding sequence GTGCCCCGCGTGCTCGCGTCCTCGATCGAGAGGCTCAAGCGGATCGTCGCCGGTTTCAGCGTCGCTCAACGCACCATCGCCGTGATCGGCGCGGCCCTCGTCGTGATGGGCGTGATCGCGCTCGGAAGCTGGCTCGCGAAACCGCAGATGAGTCCGTTGTTCACCGGCCTGAGCCCCAGCGACGCGTCGGCGGTCGTGGAGCAGCTCAAATCGGCGGGGGTGAGCTACGAGCTCACCGAGGGAGGCGCGACGGTCCTGGTGCCCGACGCGCAGGTCTACCCGCAGCGTCTGGCCGCCGCGGCGGCGGGGCTGCCCACCAACGACACCGGCGGGTACACGCTCCTCGACAAGATGGGCGTGACCGCCAGCGAGTTCCAGCAGTCGGTGACGTACAAGCGCGCCATCGAGGGCGAGCTCGCGGCGACCATCGGGGCGATGTCGGGCGTCACCGCGGCCTCCGTGCAACTGGCCATTCCCGAGCAGAGCGTGTTCGTGGCCGACACGCAGCACCCCACGGCATCCGTCTTCGTCAAGACCCAGGGCGGGGCCACCCTCAGCGACGACCAGATCGCCGCGATCGTGCATCTGACCAGCGCTTCGATCCCCGGGATGACCCCCGAGGACGTCGCGGTGACCGATCAGTCGGGTCGGGTGCTCGCGGCCGTGGGGCAGGGGCTCACCGGTTCCGCGAGCACGCAAGCCTCGGAACACGAGGCGAAGGTCGCCGGGGCGGTGACGAAGATGCTCGAGACCATCGTGGGGCCGGGCAACTCCACCGTCAGCGTCAGCACCGACGTGGCCAACTCGACCTCCGAGCGCATGGACGAGACCTACACCGCTCCCGAGGGCGGCGTGATGATGAACGAGCAGACCCGCACCCAGACCTCGAGCGGCGGTCAAGCGGGGGGAACGGGTGTGCTCGGACCCGACAACATCGCCGTGCCGAACACCGCAGGAGCGGGGTCGTTCGAGTCGGAGGAGTCCACGCGCAACAACGCCGTCAACAAGTCCACCGAGAAGACGACGACGCCGGCCGGTGAGGTCACCCGGCAGACCGTCAGCATCGCCCTCGATCGCGGGTCGGTGCAGGGTGTCACGGCCGAACAGGTGCAGGCGCTGGTGACCAACGCGGCGGGAATCGACGCGGCACGCGGCGATACCGTCACGGTGGAGTTCGTCGACTTCAGCCAGAGCGCCGCCGCCGCCGCCACCGCTGCGCTCGAGGCCGCGGAGGCCGAGAAGGCCGCGCTGGTGCAGTCGGAGCTCATGCGTGCGGCGATCATCGGCGGCTCGATCGTGCTCGCCGCCCTCATCCTCGTGATCGCCCTGCTGGTCCGGCGCCGCCTGAAACGCCGCACGCTCTACACCGACGACGGACCCATCGAGTACTTCGCGACGATGACCGAGACCGAGGAGCAGAAGCTCAAGACCCTCAAGGGCCTGGCCGAGCCCATCGCGCTGCCCGCGGTGCCGCCGACCAAGATCATCCCCACCCTGCTCGACATCGAAGAGGAGCCGGAGTCGCCGCAGGTGCTCGTCGAGCAGCGACGGCGCGAGGTGGACCAGCTCGCCAAGAGCGATCCGCAGAACGCGGCGAAGGCGCTCGCCCACATGATGGATGAGGCGACGGTATGA
- the fliG gene encoding flagellar motor switch protein FliG, giving the protein MSLLNTRATDAEEAPATAVTEVLAVPAAATSGLRKAAIVMLNMDRETSAEVLRHLGEDRAELLAGELAQLGSIDTAATAAALADFRRIASGRSLMSRGGEQFATGLLETAFGREKAVGMVGRVMSQGVVSFDFLNAADPTQLATILDGEMPTTVAVVLANLRADRAAAVLAALQDPLRTDVAQAIAELGVASQEAITVVAESLRARTGVFGIREAHEAIGGVQPLVDIINRSDTALEKALLAGLEDRDQVLAEEVRSRMLTFADISRLEDRDAQRVLRGIDLRILALALKGADDQIGEVIRRNMTERNRENLDEETRALGPVRMRQVDDARAEVVRVIRELEAAEEITLAREDDDELIE; this is encoded by the coding sequence ATGAGCCTGCTGAACACCCGGGCGACGGACGCCGAGGAGGCCCCCGCCACCGCCGTGACCGAGGTGCTCGCCGTGCCGGCGGCTGCGACGTCGGGTCTGCGCAAGGCCGCGATCGTCATGCTCAACATGGACCGCGAGACCAGCGCCGAGGTGCTGCGTCATCTGGGCGAGGACCGGGCCGAGCTCCTGGCGGGCGAGCTCGCGCAGCTCGGCAGCATCGACACCGCGGCGACCGCCGCGGCTCTCGCCGACTTCCGCCGCATCGCCTCGGGTCGATCCCTCATGAGCCGCGGGGGAGAGCAGTTCGCGACCGGGCTGCTCGAGACGGCGTTCGGGCGCGAGAAGGCCGTGGGCATGGTCGGGCGCGTGATGTCGCAGGGCGTGGTCTCGTTCGACTTCCTCAACGCCGCGGATCCCACACAACTGGCCACGATCCTCGACGGCGAGATGCCGACCACCGTCGCCGTCGTGCTCGCGAACCTCCGCGCGGACCGCGCCGCCGCGGTCCTCGCCGCGCTGCAGGACCCGCTGCGCACCGACGTCGCGCAGGCGATCGCCGAGCTCGGGGTCGCCTCCCAGGAGGCGATCACCGTGGTCGCGGAGTCGTTGCGTGCGCGGACGGGGGTCTTCGGCATCCGCGAGGCGCACGAGGCGATCGGCGGCGTGCAGCCGTTGGTCGACATCATCAATCGGTCCGACACCGCGCTCGAGAAGGCGCTGCTGGCCGGCCTCGAAGACCGCGATCAGGTTCTCGCCGAAGAGGTTCGCAGCCGCATGCTGACCTTCGCCGACATCTCGCGTCTCGAGGACCGCGACGCCCAGCGCGTGCTGCGGGGGATCGACCTGCGCATCCTCGCTCTCGCGCTGAAGGGCGCCGACGATCAGATCGGCGAGGTGATCCGCCGCAACATGACCGAGCGCAACCGCGAGAACCTCGACGAGGAGACGCGCGCTCTCGGCCCCGTGCGCATGCGGCAGGTGGACGACGCGCGCGCCGAGGTCGTGCGCGTCATCCGCGAGCTCGAAGCCGCCGAGGAGATCACGCTCGCGCGCGAGGACGACGACGAACTGATCGAGTGA
- a CDS encoding FliH/SctL family protein, with protein sequence MSDSVFTPLVVPRVGDARPDAREVVDRARARGYADGFAAGRRDARAELERERILDERRIAARDAAADAAHRAALSALGEAKARLDAEVGALVASDVRRLEELAVEMAAEILRTEMSDAARSAAHAMRRAAAQTPRAAWVRVHLNERDLRTLRDAAAAELAEGVEVMADADVDPGGAIVRIAHGSVDTRIGAAFERARAELALDDDGEAGS encoded by the coding sequence GTGTCCGATTCCGTCTTCACGCCGCTGGTGGTGCCGCGCGTGGGAGATGCGCGACCGGACGCGCGGGAGGTCGTCGACAGAGCACGGGCGCGGGGATACGCCGACGGGTTCGCCGCGGGCCGCCGCGATGCCCGGGCCGAACTCGAGCGCGAGCGGATCTTGGACGAGCGGCGGATCGCCGCGCGCGACGCCGCGGCCGACGCGGCCCACCGGGCAGCCCTCTCGGCTCTCGGCGAGGCGAAGGCCCGGCTCGACGCCGAGGTCGGCGCTCTCGTGGCATCCGATGTGCGACGCCTCGAGGAGCTCGCCGTCGAGATGGCCGCGGAGATCCTCCGAACGGAGATGTCGGATGCCGCCCGCTCGGCCGCGCACGCGATGCGGCGGGCCGCGGCCCAGACGCCCCGCGCGGCATGGGTGCGGGTGCACCTGAACGAACGCGACCTGCGCACACTCCGGGACGCGGCCGCCGCGGAACTCGCGGAGGGCGTGGAGGTCATGGCGGACGCCGACGTGGATCCCGGCGGCGCGATCGTCCGGATCGCGCACGGCAGCGTGGACACGCGGATCGGTGCGGCCTTCGAGCGGGCGCGCGCAGAACTCGCTCTGGACGACGACGGCGAGGCAGGCTCGTGA
- a CDS encoding FliI/YscN family ATPase — MSVATRRWERALRSTGPRRSGVVKAVVGLGVEALGIPAAVGDRVRIEAAGAVEIEAEVVAVDGEAVRCMPMGPMTGVRVGAAVHHSGAALTVPTGRGLLGRVLDGLGRPIDGLGPLTGAPVVALGNTAPSVIGRQRIDRQLGLGVRALDTMTPVGVGQRLGLFAGSGVGKSSLMSMIARGSTADVTVIALVGERGREVREFLEDDLGPEGLARAVVVVATSDQPAMARLRSAFVATRIAEQFRDDGLDVVLMMDSLTRVAMAQREIGLSAGEPPATRGYPPSTFSVLAGLLERAGTGPTGSITGLYTVLVDGDDHNEPVADAARGILDGHVVLDRGLAVRGHFPAIDVLGSVSRVVSKVTSPDQREAAVTLRRVLAARRQANDLIDIGAYKAGANPLVDAALAHQGAIDGFLTQRMDDLTPTDDSWRRLAALTTTFGGLS, encoded by the coding sequence GTGAGCGTCGCCACCCGTCGCTGGGAGCGCGCACTGCGGTCGACCGGTCCGCGCCGCTCGGGGGTCGTGAAGGCCGTGGTGGGTCTCGGCGTCGAGGCGCTCGGCATCCCCGCCGCCGTCGGCGACCGCGTGCGCATCGAAGCGGCCGGCGCCGTCGAGATCGAGGCCGAGGTCGTCGCGGTCGACGGCGAGGCCGTGCGCTGCATGCCGATGGGCCCGATGACCGGTGTGCGCGTCGGTGCGGCGGTGCACCACTCCGGTGCGGCGCTGACGGTGCCGACCGGTCGCGGCCTGCTGGGGCGCGTCCTCGACGGTCTCGGTCGCCCGATCGATGGTCTCGGCCCGCTCACCGGCGCCCCCGTCGTCGCCCTGGGCAACACCGCGCCCAGCGTCATCGGACGCCAGCGGATCGACCGCCAACTGGGGCTGGGTGTGCGCGCGCTCGACACGATGACCCCCGTCGGCGTGGGCCAGCGACTCGGACTGTTCGCGGGCTCGGGGGTCGGCAAGTCGTCGCTGATGTCGATGATCGCGCGCGGCTCGACCGCCGACGTCACCGTGATCGCGCTGGTGGGCGAGCGCGGTCGCGAGGTGCGGGAGTTCCTCGAGGACGACCTCGGTCCCGAGGGCCTCGCGCGCGCGGTGGTCGTGGTCGCCACCTCGGATCAACCGGCGATGGCGCGCCTGCGGTCGGCCTTCGTCGCGACGCGCATCGCCGAGCAGTTCCGCGACGACGGCCTCGACGTGGTGCTGATGATGGACTCGCTCACGCGCGTGGCGATGGCCCAGCGCGAGATCGGACTGTCTGCGGGGGAACCGCCCGCGACCCGCGGCTACCCGCCCTCCACCTTCTCGGTGTTGGCGGGCCTGCTCGAGCGCGCGGGCACCGGGCCCACCGGGTCGATCACGGGGCTGTACACCGTGCTCGTCGACGGCGACGATCACAACGAGCCGGTCGCCGACGCCGCGCGCGGGATCCTCGACGGGCACGTGGTGCTGGACCGCGGTCTCGCCGTGCGCGGCCACTTTCCGGCGATCGACGTGCTCGGGTCGGTCTCGCGCGTGGTGTCGAAGGTGACCTCGCCCGACCAACGCGAGGCGGCGGTGACCCTGCGCCGCGTGCTCGCCGCCCGTCGGCAGGCGAACGACCTCATCGACATCGGCGCGTACAAGGCGGGGGCGAATCCGCTCGTGGATGCCGCCCTCGCCCATCAAGGCGCCATCGACGGGTTCCTCACCCAGCGCATGGACGATCTGACCCCGACCGACGACTCCTGGCGGCGGTTGGCCGCCCTGACGACCACCTTCGGAGGACTCTCATGA
- a CDS encoding flagellar FliJ family protein, with protein MTFPLSGLLRVRGVQERAAAESLSHARAEAVAAETAVEHAVSSLSDIATEIDDPATLLAMAAARSSGQAALADLRALAELRQDAAEAASAAHVEARRELKGLERLESAHRASELAQEQRAEQSALDEIAVVRAARDAGSAA; from the coding sequence ATGACGTTCCCCCTCTCCGGGCTGCTGCGCGTGCGCGGCGTGCAGGAGCGCGCCGCGGCCGAGTCGCTGTCGCACGCTCGCGCCGAGGCCGTCGCCGCCGAGACGGCGGTCGAGCACGCGGTGTCGAGCCTGAGCGACATCGCCACCGAGATCGACGACCCCGCGACGCTGCTGGCGATGGCCGCGGCCCGATCCTCGGGGCAGGCGGCGCTGGCCGACCTGCGTGCTCTCGCGGAGCTCCGACAGGATGCCGCGGAGGCCGCGTCTGCCGCCCACGTCGAGGCCCGCCGCGAGCTCAAGGGACTCGAGCGGCTCGAGAGCGCCCACCGCGCGAGCGAGCTCGCGCAGGAACAGCGCGCCGAACAGAGCGCGCTCGACGAGATCGCCGTGGTGCGTGCGGCGCGCGACGCGGGGAGCGCCGCGTGA
- a CDS encoding flagellar hook capping FlgD N-terminal domain-containing protein — protein sequence MPVTAVTGSPDPIPANTTTATTTAVAAKKGLDSEVFMRLLVTQLTNQDPSTPMDTNQMISQTTQLAMMEQLTAMSRTSTEAFALDMRQAASTLIGQQAGYLDAKGLAVTGTVTKVSFDGAIPQVTIGDATVPLDEITSLATAASRASA from the coding sequence ATGCCCGTCACCGCCGTCACCGGCTCGCCCGACCCGATCCCCGCGAACACGACCACCGCGACGACGACCGCCGTCGCGGCGAAGAAGGGGCTCGACAGCGAGGTGTTCATGAGACTGCTCGTCACGCAGCTGACGAACCAGGATCCGTCCACCCCGATGGACACCAACCAGATGATCTCGCAGACCACGCAGCTGGCCATGATGGAGCAGCTGACGGCGATGAGCCGCACCTCCACCGAGGCGTTCGCCCTGGACATGCGCCAGGCCGCCTCGACGCTCATCGGGCAGCAGGCCGGCTACCTCGACGCGAAGGGTCTCGCCGTCACGGGGACCGTGACCAAGGTGAGCTTCGACGGCGCCATCCCGCAGGTCACCATCGGCGACGCGACGGTCCCGCTCGATGAGATCACCTCCCTCGCCACCGCCGCTTCCCGCGCGTCCGCCTGA